The Apis cerana isolate GH-2021 linkage group LG12, AcerK_1.0, whole genome shotgun sequence sequence gaaCCACCTTTTCTGGCCTTCTTAGGACCCTTCCTCGATGGACCAGGACTTGACTCGACATAAATATCGTTCTCTGGAACTGGGATTTGATCATATACGCTTAGTGGATCACTACCAACGATTTCCTCTTGCGTCTGTAGTATGATTTCTTCGCGTCCTGGCTCTGGAAGAGTTTGAAGAGCTATCATCGGCTGCCCATCTTCTCCTTCGATTGTAGTTTCCACAGTCTCACAGGGTATTTCTACTGGTATTGTTTCTATTTCAACCTCTTGGATATCTGGTTGAATCTCCACTTCGGTTATTATGTCCGAGGACGCCATATTAATCTCCGCTGACGCCATGTTACTAATCAAAATGGCTGGCCACGGTTACTCGCGCGACAAGCGGAGCAGCAAGTTAACTGATCACGTGATGTGCTCCCACCATCATGATTAGTGATATGGTGctcattcaaaatttcatccaCTTGTTTAAGTcagatctttatttaaaattattattttaatttttcttataaaatataaagttcacGTATAACTAAGTGcacataatattcattataatgtttcatagtataatgtatatttttgaaatgatttattatatttgataaatttcttatgaGAACAACTAAAatatgctttttttcttttttttcttatatgattGCTCCATCTattgagaaaatgaaataatacttttatttaaaagaaaatcttaaattttggTTAGACATGTAATAAGTATGGTTTTTGCATTATTCTTTCACATATcttcttgtttttattaatatctttaatagttttttaaaactctgtaaatatatattcttaagatatttaaagtaatatcaagtgtatatttatatatctgatGTAAGATATAGGTTATAATTTTgagattattaatacaatggatttatcaaaaattccaaatgataaaaaattatatctttgcaAATGGTATTTTAGAggtaaattatacatatttaattgcttttttttttcatttataaatatatataaatgtttctttatttttgaagcTGGATTTGTTTTTCTACCATTTCTTTGGGCTGTGAATGCTATTTGGTTTGCAAAAGAAGCTTTCGTTGAACCACATTATGAGgaacaaaaacaaattaaaagatgtaagttacaaataatttaatacaaattattctaatatatctaaattttgtaattcttttataatgtaatgtaatgaaaatttttgattatattaaaagatataattatattaatcaattaatattattgattttatttttattaaatcctatattttactttaatttagtttttttattatattaaaaattttgatttaaataaataaatatatatatatatatttatcatatatatattgatatattgatatttttattaactttcagATGTAATATTTTCTGCAATTGGAGCAGCTATATGGTCAGCTGCTCTTTTAGCATGGATTATTACATTTCAAACACAAAGAGCAGCATGGGGTGAATTTGCGGATTCTATTAGTTACATAATTCCAACTGGCATTCCttgatgttaaaatatatctatctttgtatattaataagtgattattataacataaatttttattgtacgaattaaaatgaaataagactGTTCTTTTGTCttggtatttaattaaataataattgtctttaagatgtaaaaaatatatttatttagatgtactgattttaaataagattaaaatttgataaaattcaaattttaattaaatataattgaacattaacattttatacaatttatatcatttataaaacgatttaagttacaaataaatatttaagaacttatttatttgtacatatatacttattgttttttatttaataaaaataaaattaaatagctCTTCGCCGTCGTCTATATACTTGTACATCTCGATAAACTAATCTTGACAGAAGCTAAAAATTAagcaaaacattaaaattgaaaatattaattattaattataagtatttcttaaataaacttACCAATAACGCCAACATGTCTGCAATCATAagcatataaaatacattgtgCCAACCAGTCCAACGTGCTACTACTCCTGCTAGTAATGGACCTACAGCAGCTCCAATACTTCCTGTGCCATCAATAATTGCAGTAACTGTAGCTAAAGCTTTAGAATTGTTTCCTAAACTAGGATGAGTTCCTAATTCAGCAGATACTGCAGTTGTTATCAAGGCATATGGTCCATTTACTAATAGACCTGCTATTAGTAGTAATATAATGTTGAATGTCCATCCAGTGGGTCCAATGTAGTCATATATGAATAactatataagttataaaaaaattttatagaagtaaataattattaatttaatgatatttaaaaaattactaaaattactaaaaattataaatattttaaattatttaaattgctattatatataaattttcaatataaattaaacatacaATAGGAACTGCAAATCCAAACATGATTGCACATGTTAGAGCACTTGTACCACTATAATCAGATAAAATACCAGCTGCTATTGCGCCCACAATACCACCAACATCAAAAAAAGTAGATAGATCTGCACTTAATGTTGTGCCATATGtagctaaaaataaaaaaaaataattatgaaaaatttcagtataaaatatacaatttataattaaaatttaaagaatacttACTCGAGGCTGCAATATACAATGGTAACCAATACAGGAATGTATAGCTAACaagttttgcaaaaaataaggaaagagAATATTCTATTACTCCAGGTATCATCATTGCTTTTGCAAATCCAATTGCATTTCCTCTGTGAATTTCTTGTACATGTCTATGCCTTTGCAATATTGGACTAGTTTCAGATCGTGCAGTTTCCACATCCTTacaaaataaacttttcataaatttatagaagtattaaaaaaatataaatatgcatatatatatgcaaattttaaattatttattaaattaataaaaaataccaaaaaaatttgaatattaaaatgttagtaAACActgaaacaatataatataattttatgttaatataataatatataaagtaattaattacataaaaagaacaaagcATGCACTTACATTAATATCAACCTGTTCGCGGTAGGCACAGCGATAAGTGAGACGCTaagtataataaagtaaatagcTTTAGTGAGCATACAATAtgcgcaaaaaagaaaaataaatataaaattaataaaatttaataaaaatatttttgcaactaATTAGAAtcacttaatattataaaattaaagaattatcatttaaaaatagaaagaaattagtattaaacatccaaaattattaagataaaacaaaattaatataagtaaaaaaatatacattgctaaatttttctttgcatatcatattaatataatgatattataatatattatattaatatgtatgaaatatttgataaagatGTTATGTCTACATTCCAgtgctataaataataataaaaacaactaATAGTGCACAACAtgctgaaaattaaataaaaatatcactaagaatatatttctaactTACATTATATGATTGGTCATAATCCTCTGCACCACTATCTTCATCTGAACTATGAACAGtatcaaattttctatatttagttGGGATAGGTGGTATACATCCTATATCTATAGGATTTGgtgcaagaaataaaaatattataaatcctgCAAAACCCATTATTATTCCAGGTACCATAAAACTTAAACCCCAATCAGATTCCACAAATTTAGCAGCTATTAAACTGCCTAAAATATTTCCTAATGATGTATGAGAATTccatattccaaaaattaatcctctttttccttttccaaaCCAATTTCCTACAACAGTAACTACACCTGGCCAACCTGATGTTTGAAAAACACCACCTATTGcctaattgtaataatatatattaatttcattcaaaaaaaaataatgaataaaaagttttttttatatacatatacttacttgaataagaacaaaataccataaattatgaatattatatggcCTAGCAATACCAAAGAGATAACAAGAAATACCAGATGCAAGCATGCCAAATGTAAGAAAATATCGTAGATTTACTCTTTCTGCTATAAAACCACTGTacatataaatgcaaaattattatcaacataatttttataatctctgATTTCATAAATAAGCTCACTTCAATATGTCACCTGAGGAACATGGCTGCAGCATATGCAAACAGAAATGCTGAATCTAATATGCCAAGCAAAGCTGGAGCATCAGCAGtgtctaattaaaataaataatatataataattcttatttaaattttgaattattaaaattattaaaattattaaaataatattcttaccaAATGGAGCCCAATCACACCATGTATCTCGATTActactattaattaaaaagtttggaGGAGGTGATAAAGTACTGCAATTAAAACTCAacacattttttacaatagacATAGGTTTTCGTGTCATATGATAACATGTATATGCTAAATATGTGAGTATCAAAATACCACTTTGATGCCATCtcattcgattaattcgatgATGAGAACAACATTTGGAAATCATATATTCTATGATTTGTAAACCCCATGGTTGATCTCTTAATGGACcagtcatattttttaaagtatactTTCTCCAATTGATTAACttgttatagatattaaaaatatcttgagatttgttatatgattattttgtactttgtaatttttaattttaatttttattttattaaaaatcaccaaattaatttttatttatattgtttaaaatcttACAGAAGATATCTGTAAGTTATATgttaatactattataaaaaaacaatactgTGCACATTTAGCTGTATGTTAATACTTGCtacaataaaagataatactgTGCACGTTTTCTTGAgagtttttaacattaatcacttacataaaattttatttaataaaaatgatatgtatttatttcaataaacataatgtagtaatataatttccaCAACACTCTTTAAATTCatgacttttttatattataataattatattacaataattataaataaatataagtcaCTATATAatacatcaatatttatattttattttttttttcaatatttttaatgttatattctttcttatattttctcttttcattaatatttttatcatattcaaaatttctttcaatgacaaaataattattttatgggaAGCACAAgttaatgataaattctataaagaaACTGGCTATGACTCATAACCTTTAACAAAGAAAACAGATGCAGatgtaataacattatatatatgtttgaaaaaaattataatttgtatattataattcactattattacattcttattgatttttaaacaacACCTCGAAAAATacaactttaaattaaatggaatGTTTACTATCAATAACGACAAATGATAACTACGTAACGTGTTCATATggtaaacttaaaatatatatatccatgcATACACGCATACATGCATTTACTATCTTTACTGTACATAGCAGCTGTTCAAGGTTATTCAAAttctaatacataatttttacaattttttattattttattattttacaaattgtattgttattttgcaattataattttaaataaattttaaatataatttctttaatatatcttttcgtaaatattattatgcattatATGAATATCATTCATAGATTTATTACtatgaaaatagataaatatacaagtttaattatttatgaattaaaatttatgtgtaTTATgtgcttatattttttactatatgataaaaataatcaatttatgattttttataaaaactgatttataatattattattaatattaaaatattattaataataaattaatttaaattttaaattaattaatatgataatataatatattaatttattatatacataaattaaatttattcatagacattattaataaatgtaattaaaaatatgataaatgtaaaaaagtttttgCAGATAAGATATCAACGATTTGAAAAGAAGACAATaagtctttaaaaattaattaaatatcagaatataaaacaaatattgacaaaaaaaataaatggtacgaaaagaataaaaaataaaggtagaagttaaaaattagagaatcaatgtcattaaaaatatcataaatgaaacaaaagaaaagataaaaaatattggaaaaaaggaTAGATAAAACCAACGCCATCTCTTGAgtgttaaaaacattttaaaagcaAAGTTAATCTATCTGTATGCATAATCTATCTTTCTCCcattatttgttctttttgtCTATGATTGCTTTTGGACACGAGACCAGATATTGCAACGATGTAACAACAATgtgattttattgtatattaatatatattcataattatacccaaataacaaataaaaatttttacttaaaatatattaattttaaatattatcataatttttgaaaaaataaagtaaattgacaatatataaagttataaatatcgaaattaataaaactcaattgtttaaatacataatcataaaaataagaaataaaaataaaaatatttaataataagaattaaaattttgagatttaaaaataattttgaaaattgcaatttaaaaataagttttaaattataatggatGGAAATTCAATTCTAAAGCGACCTAAACCAACTGATAgtgaagaagaattatttcgtATGCAAgaagaattcttaaaaaataaacaacaaCCATCAgctaaagtaattaatttaagggAATCtacaaaatctttaaatacttttactgCAATTCCTTACAATCATAAGAGTTTTAGTAaagttaaatcaaaattttctgaactaaaaaaattaaaaacagaagATAGAATATGTACTTCGCAAAGAAatggtaatattataaatcctcTAATTAAAGaacctgaaaaaaataaattacaggaTTCTGTCCAAAATATAACATCTTCAAAAATAGTAATAGGaaatattatggaaaaaaaatatgatacatatgaatttgataaaaaaaaattcttttgttataACACAGGTTTTCCTGAAGTTTTTGTTTCTACAGATatggtatataattatattttttaataaaaataaataatatgaaaatatttcaatatattaattccaatttatttatttattttttttattctttttagaagaatgataaaaatcaaagtttATTTTGGCAACAAATTTCTCCTAAAAGTAATACttcaaatagaataaaagaattccaaaaatctgaatttttatgcattagTGATAAAAGTGTTATTGTAGAAGGATCATGGGCAAATgaaatacataaagaaaatttagaacGATTAAACCAGATGAGTCaagaagatatattaaaagaaaaaagtaaacttGAAATAACTCTGAAGCCAGAATTAGTACAATTTTTAagagataaaagaattaaaaaacaaaaaataaataagattcaagaaaatgataagattcaagaaatatcaaataatgaagCTCaagatcaaaatataaaatctatatttgtaaaaaaaacaattatagaaaaaatttctaatgaaCGTGatgattcaataaaaaataatgataatactatgcaaatagataattttgaaCAGAATATACCaaaatcttctaaaaaattaatagaacaaGCTAAAGAAAAAGGGTGGATACATATGGATTCTcttgaatatgaaaaattaaaatggatgGAAGATATACCTGcagaaaaaacaaatgaacCTGCTTCAGATGAACCATACAATGCTCGTTTTGACTTTAACGGTAAGTTTTCAAATAccaaatctatttaaaaaaaaaataaaaatgcatggatttcaatatttttaaagtatttttttaatattttttaataggtaTGTTATTAGCTTATAAAGATGACAGTATATCTATGCAAAAAGGTCTACATCATCATGGAGAAGAACCTGAACGTCCTGGTTATTCTTTACAAGAATTATTGCAACTTACTCGATCATCAACGCAACAACAACGTTGTACAGCTCTTATAACTTTagcaaatattatagaaaaaagtcGTAAGGGTTGGTATGATAAAACATTACAACCCCCACCCTTGATTGCATTAAgtcaaaaaaatcttttactattattaagattttctttGGATGATACATCAGTAGCTGTAATTACAGCAACTTTACAAGCACTTAGAGCTTTTTTATATAGCGAAGAGGATGAAATTTGTTTAGATAGATTATatggttttaaaaattataaagaaccTATTTTAACAACATCAAAGACTGATGttgatgatataaataatttaaaagatcatGAATTAGTGCAATTGGATGCAATTGCTGCTTTATTAAGAACTGATATACTTTTAAGAATTcggtattttcaattattttatttctaaataaatattataaaaaatttatttaaaaaactaatttaaattatttgtagcTATATTTTGAATGAAGTGCGGCCATCACCAGTTGCTATAACTTATgcattggaaattttaattagacttATACGACATTCGCCTATTACtactataaaaattgcaaatacttCACATTTATTGGAGATTATAATTGAACATTTTATGCCG is a genomic window containing:
- the LOC107998910 gene encoding gamma-secretase subunit pen-2 isoform X2; the encoded protein is MDLSKIPNDKKLYLCKWYFRAGFVFLPFLWAVNAIWFAKEAFVEPHYEEQKQIKRYVIFSAIGAAIWSAALLAWIITFQTQRAAWGEFADSISYIIPTGIP
- the LOC107999004 gene encoding glucose-6-phosphate exchanger SLC37A2 isoform X2, producing the protein MTGPLRDQPWGLQIIEYMISKCCSHHRINRMRWHQSGILILTYLAYTCYHMTRKPMSIVKNVLSFNCSTLSPPPNFLINSSNRDTWCDWAPFDTADAPALLGILDSAFLFAYAAAMFLSGFIAERVNLRYFLTFGMLASGISCYLFGIARPYNIHNLWYFVLIQAIGGVFQTSGWPGVVTVVGNWFGKGKRGLIFGIWNSHTSLGNILGSLIAAKFVESDWGLSFMVPGIIMGFAGFIIFLFLAPNPIDIGCIPPIPTKYRKFDTVHSSDEDSGAEDYDQSYNDVETARSETSPILQRHRHVQEIHRGNAIGFAKAMMIPGVIEYSLSLFFAKLVSYTFLYWLPLYIAASTTYGTTLSADLSTFFDVGGIVGAIAAGILSDYSGTSALTCAIMFGFAVPILFIYDYIGPTGWTFNIILLLIAGLLVNGPYALITTAVSAELGTHPSLGNNSKALATVTAIIDGTGSIGAAVGPLLAGVVARWTGWHNVFYMLMIADMLALLLLSRLVYRDVQVYRRRRRAI
- the LOC107998910 gene encoding gamma-secretase subunit pen-2 isoform X1; amino-acid sequence: MDLSKIPNDKKLYLCKWYFRGKLYIFNCFFFSFINIYKCFFIFEAGFVFLPFLWAVNAIWFAKEAFVEPHYEEQKQIKRYVIFSAIGAAIWSAALLAWIITFQTQRAAWGEFADSISYIIPTGIP
- the LOC107999004 gene encoding glucose-6-phosphate exchanger SLC37A2 isoform X1 yields the protein MTGPLRDQPWGLQIIEYMISKCCSHHRINRMRWHQSGILILTYLAYTCYHMTRKPMSIVKNVLSFNCSTLSPPPNFLINSSNRDTWCDWAPFDTADAPALLGILDSAFLFAYAAAMFLSGFIAERVNLRYFLTFGMLASGISCYLFGIARPYNIHNLWYFVLIQAIGGVFQTSGWPGVVTVVGNWFGKGKRGLIFGIWNSHTSLGNILGSLIAAKFVESDWGLSFMVPGIIMGFAGFIIFLFLAPNPIDIGCIPPIPTKYRKFDTVHSSDEDSGAEDYDQSYNRLTYRCAYREQVDINDVETARSETSPILQRHRHVQEIHRGNAIGFAKAMMIPGVIEYSLSLFFAKLVSYTFLYWLPLYIAASTTYGTTLSADLSTFFDVGGIVGAIAAGILSDYSGTSALTCAIMFGFAVPILFIYDYIGPTGWTFNIILLLIAGLLVNGPYALITTAVSAELGTHPSLGNNSKALATVTAIIDGTGSIGAAVGPLLAGVVARWTGWHNVFYMLMIADMLALLLLSRLVYRDVQVYRRRRRAI
- the LOC107999004 gene encoding glucose-6-phosphate exchanger SLC37A2 isoform X3, producing the protein MLQPCSSGDILNGFIAERVNLRYFLTFGMLASGISCYLFGIARPYNIHNLWYFVLIQAIGGVFQTSGWPGVVTVVGNWFGKGKRGLIFGIWNSHTSLGNILGSLIAAKFVESDWGLSFMVPGIIMGFAGFIIFLFLAPNPIDIGCIPPIPTKYRKFDTVHSSDEDSGAEDYDQSYNRLTYRCAYREQVDINDVETARSETSPILQRHRHVQEIHRGNAIGFAKAMMIPGVIEYSLSLFFAKLVSYTFLYWLPLYIAASTTYGTTLSADLSTFFDVGGIVGAIAAGILSDYSGTSALTCAIMFGFAVPILFIYDYIGPTGWTFNIILLLIAGLLVNGPYALITTAVSAELGTHPSLGNNSKALATVTAIIDGTGSIGAAVGPLLAGVVARWTGWHNVFYMLMIADMLALLLLSRLVYRDVQVYRRRRRAI